TCCCATGCCGAGGGTCTTCGTCATTCATGACCCGTCACCGAACGCCTTCGCCACCGGCCTCTCACCTAAAAACGGTGCAGTGGCTGTAACAACAGGCCTTATCGATACCTTAAACCGTGAGGAAATGGAGGGCGTCATCGCCCATGAAGTGGCTCACATCAAAAATTACGATGTCCGCCTGTCCACGATTGCCCTCGCACTCGTCTCCGTGATCGCGATCATCAGTGACATCGGCACCCGGATGCTGTTCTTCAGCAGAGGAGGCCGGGGCAATAAGCAAAGTCCGGTGATTCTGATTTTTGCCATCGTTCTGATGATTCTTGCACCGTTCATCGCCATGTTGATCAACATGGCCATCTCAAGGAACCGCGAGTACCTGGCAGATGCGAGCGCCGCCGAGTTAACCCGAAACCCGCACGCGCTTGCCTCAGCACTCGAGAAAATCACCGGGGTATCCACGCCCGTCCGGGAAGCTTCCGGGTCATCAGCACCGCTTTACTTTGCCGATCCATTGAAAAAAAAGATGAGCGGACTTTTGTCCACTCACCCCGATCCTCAAGAGCGAATGAAACGGTTGCGGGAAATGTAAGTTTTTCAATTGTATAAATCACAAAAAAAGTCCGGACAATAGCTAACGATATTGTCCGGACTTTTTTGTGCTGGCGTCATTTCCTTTTATTCAACTCAAAAATACACATGAGATATGCAGACGCCCTTTGTTATTTGTGATATGATTCACATTTTATCCACAGATTTCACTTACTATATAGTGTACAATTTAATTGTAAACAATTTATTGTGAAGGAGGCCCTTCAAATGGTCATGAGTGATCAAAACCTGGTTTTGGATGAACAACTCAGTTTTATCCTCTATTTGTGCTCTAAAGAAACGATTAAACGCTATAAAGAGTACCTTGATCCATTAGGAATTACGTACACACAATATTTAGCAATGCTTGTTTTATGGAATGATAATGGTATCTCGGTGAATGAGTTGAGCAAAAAAATGTACTTGGATTCCGGAACATTGACTCCTCTTCTAAAAAAATTAGAAGGTAAAAATTTAGTTGAACGCCATCGGGATTCAACCGATGAGCGAGTGGTTCTCGTTTCATTAACAAAAAAAGGTGTCGACCTCAAAGATCAAATCCGGCATATCCCCGGTGAAATCCTCGCCAAAACCGGAGTCCCTCCACAAGAGGCTGCAGATATACTTGAAATGTTAAAATCCGTTCTCGACCGGACGACAAGCTTGAATTATGGGAAGAAAGAAATACCTTCAAGCGAAAACGCCTGAATCTTGAACATCATGATGTCCTTGTAACAATCAGGACAAACATATAGAAATCAAAATTGGAGAGGAGGATCGGTTCAATTCTCACAATCAGTCCATCACGGTAAACCACATCAGGGACAGTCACAACAAAAAAGTCTTATAAAAGACATGGAAGAGGAGACGATACAATGTTCTTCTTTGAAGCAATTCCTTGGTACAATGCGTTAATGTGGTTTGTTGTCTTCTTTGCATTGATTGGTCTGAACGAACTGGCACGTGCCAGCAAATGGGCAAGTGTCGCGCTCTTTATGGTACTGCCTCTCATCTTAACACCCTATTGGCTGTGGATGGGCGATACCGGTGTAACCTCCTGGTTCACCTGGGTGAAGGTCTATTCTGCTTTGGCAGGAAGTATCATCTACATGGTGATACGCTTCTCAAATTATCACAAAAAGCACCCTTGGTATCTCATCCTTGTTCCAGCGATTCTTGCCATTAATATAGCAGAGGCTGTCGTCCGGGAGTTTCAAGTTGGTTTTGCAGGATTCGATGGTATGGTAGACGGCATGATGTATATTTCAGGGGGATGGAACTATGTAAATGGTGTTGCCGGCTTATTAAACCTGCTCTTGATTTGTGGTTGGGTCGGTATCTTTGCAACCCAAGGAAAGAAAAAAGATATGGTCTGGCCAGATCAGACAAGACTTTGGATTATTGCATACGGGGTGTGGAATATCGCATATGTTTATGCGTGTGCACCTGGAAATGCGTTTTATTCCGGAGTGGCGTTGAACATTGCAGCCACGGTTCCGGCACTTCTATGGGCAAAAGGGACCTGGATGCAAAATCGCGCACAGACGTTGTCCTTCTGGATGATGTGGGTCATGACGTTCCCTTATGTCTTTGCCATTGGCAGCACATTCAATGTGAGTGTCAGCTACAATCCAGCAGCGAACTGGGCACTTGCATTACTGAGTTTAGCGTTGAACGTCACACTTGCGGTGTGGCAAATTACCCGCATTGTTCAACGTCGACTCAATCCGTTAAAAGAAGAGATTTGGACAGATCAGAAAGACTATCAGGAAATCAAAAAGCGACAATTCGAAG
This Salisediminibacterium beveridgei DNA region includes the following protein-coding sequences:
- the htpX gene encoding zinc metalloprotease HtpX; the encoded protein is MLYEQIQHNKRKTVFIVFFFVLFVLAVGAAFSYINSGEPFSGLILTAIIATIYVGIVLSSSTKMVMRMNHAKEIKSVEDNRFLWHTVENMAMVGRIPMPRVFVIHDPSPNAFATGLSPKNGAVAVTTGLIDTLNREEMEGVIAHEVAHIKNYDVRLSTIALALVSVIAIISDIGTRMLFFSRGGRGNKQSPVILIFAIVLMILAPFIAMLINMAISRNREYLADASAAELTRNPHALASALEKITGVSTPVREASGSSAPLYFADPLKKKMSGLLSTHPDPQERMKRLREM
- a CDS encoding MarR family winged helix-turn-helix transcriptional regulator; translated protein: MVMSDQNLVLDEQLSFILYLCSKETIKRYKEYLDPLGITYTQYLAMLVLWNDNGISVNELSKKMYLDSGTLTPLLKKLEGKNLVERHRDSTDERVVLVSLTKKGVDLKDQIRHIPGEILAKTGVPPQEAADILEMLKSVLDRTTSLNYGKKEIPSSENA
- a CDS encoding DUF5692 family protein; this translates as MFFFEAIPWYNALMWFVVFFALIGLNELARASKWASVALFMVLPLILTPYWLWMGDTGVTSWFTWVKVYSALAGSIIYMVIRFSNYHKKHPWYLILVPAILAINIAEAVVREFQVGFAGFDGMVDGMMYISGGWNYVNGVAGLLNLLLICGWVGIFATQGKKKDMVWPDQTRLWIIAYGVWNIAYVYACAPGNAFYSGVALNIAATVPALLWAKGTWMQNRAQTLSFWMMWVMTFPYVFAIGSTFNVSVSYNPAANWALALLSLALNVTLAVWQITRIVQRRLNPLKEEIWTDQKDYQEIKKRQFEGAENDDSEVTEIPERQVR